The window attattcaaaatggcaggtccccggaaatttgaaaaccaaaacaagcgtttttgaaatttgtctATTTCGGATCCAAACGCGAAAATGAtcaaacaattttgattgtaagcataattttcagtattttaaagttatattcttgtttttaattagtggaggttccctttaactacagaataagtttaaaccgaaggaaattatgtttacaaacacatttgtttaaaatttgtttttaaaacagtgctatatcaagaaaagtgaattttaaaatcacttattttcacttcaAATTTCACGGGCGCAACCATCTTGAATgcttgtgacgtgttacggttgccctataggacgttttcaaccaacctctagggacaccaataacaatagagaaatgtacgacttctggtggacgaacaaaagaagataatgagagatcttttattttcctccaccaacatggcggcaatgacgtcacgtgaaaacctatTGTTCTGACAGCTAGAAAGAGCTTTTGTGTAATAACAATAGGGCGagcgtaacacgtcacaattattcaagatggtggcgtccgcgaaatttgaaaacaaaaataggcgattctaacacttatttctttcggatacaaacactttctatAAAAATACTTTAGACTGACTTGACTGCAATGGTTATTTCATGTGACTAAATTGAAGTGGAGGGTCTCTTTAAGGAACGATTCTCTGGACATAACAATACGTATGCTTGACAAGGTGCAGCTCTGCAAAAAAGCGTGACGGTTTCCTTTGGGTCTGTGTCTGTCCTTCACTGTATTTACTGGGTTTTTGATTGTCTGCAGAGCATCAGGAAGGGGTGGTTTCCCGAATATATCTCAAGGTGAATGGTGGATTGCCCCTGCTGTTTCTTAGCTACCGTAATTACTGCACATAATCATGTTTGACTGTTTCAACCGTAGATCACCACCAGCTCTACTCCTTGACACAACATGACACCAACCCGAAAGAGACGTTACGGTAGAACTAACCACCCAAACGTACCCCACTGGAACAATTCACAAGAGTCAAGATCGACTGAATCATCCCATGCCCCTGCAAAACGAAGGCGGACAGATAACGGAGAAGGGAAGAGTGAGACGAGAAATTATGTACCAATTGGATTCAAGGCCTTGGAGGAAATTTGCATGTCACAATCTCCGGAAGACGGAATTTGGGATCTTGCGAACAAATCCAAAAGATTTGAAGCCCTACTAAATTCCGAGTCTGAAATCCGGCTTGATTTAATGAGGCTTATAATTCGCGCTATTCATCTGTGCTGTTCGTCAGAAGGGGTAACGCAACATGCCGATCAGATCCTGCGTCTTGTCATCAAAACCAACTTCCTGCATCTTCATCTCTCCAGTTTTATCAACCAAATCCCGTTCTTTTCGGAGCTTGACAGCGCATTTCAAACTCAACTTGAAGATGTGATCTCGCAGTTGGCTGAGATTTTTCTCGAGCTGTTACAAAGATTTGGAAGTGAGACAGTCGCTGCAATTCCTCTAGCCCAACTAAATGACACGCTAGCAGAGCTGAAAAACAAGAATCCTTTACTCAAAGTAGACGTGTTAAGCCAAAAAGTTGTTCGAGTGAAAGAATTAAAGGACGAAATTATTCGTCGAAAACTTAAGGCTGCCCGAAAGCAAGACGAATCTGAACTTATACCACCCGAGAATTTCAGGGACATTAGTGTGGCTCCACAAGCTGCTGACCTTAACATTCATTGTAAGCCGTTTCTTCGCGTCAACGTTGTCGATGGATGCTACAAAGACCTGGAGCACTATTTGGACGTACAGTTTCGGCTTCTTAGAGAGGACTTCATCGTTCCACTGCGAGATGGAATAAGACAGCTTCAAAAGAATTACGAACGCCTCGGAGAAAGCTACACGAGACGCACCAAATTTGCCAATGACGTCCATGTGTACCGTAATGTCACCGTCCTGTATCCCGTATGCAATGGAAAGGGAATGGTTTATAGAATCCGGTTTGACTCGTCGCACAGAAGCGTAAGCCACGTGAAATGGGGAAAGACCAAGCGTTTGAAGTTTGGATCTCTTCTCTGTCTCTCCGCAGATGACTTTTACAACCTTTTGTTTGGGACAGTCGAGAATCGAGATCCAAAAGAGCTTTGCCTTGGCGAGCTGGAAGTGCGCTTTGAAGGTGATAATCTGGATAGATTAAATCAGTCCATTACTATGAAGGAGAAGTTTGAGATGGTGGAGTCGCCTGCATTTTTCGAAGCTTACCGACATGTTTTAGACGGTTTGAAAGAAATCCAACCTGGAAACCTACCTTTCGAAGAACACATCGTTAAATGTGTCCAAGATGTCGGGCCACCTGACTATGAGAGGATAAGTAACGGATTCTTTGTCATGAGCGACATAGCAGGCTTTGATTTGAATTCACAATCTCGTGACAACGATGGAATTCCATTTGTTATAGATGAATCAGAGCCCGAAGATGATTCCATGAACGTAGATTCCGTTACCATTGACAACAGCGATATCTCTAGCGTATCTACAGTTGACAGCGACTCGTCCGAAGATCTTCTCCCGTTAGGCGCTGTTAACATTTACGACTTGCCACTAGGCCGAGACGACCTGGGATTCAATGAGTCACAGATGCGTGCATTCCAAGTGGCACTGACCAAGAAGATTGCAGTCATTCAAGGACCACCGGGAACTGGAAAGACGTACGTTGGCCAGAAGATCGCACGGGTTCTTTTGCAGAGTGCCTCACTTTGGCAAGACAAAGGCAAACGCCGGTCACCCATCTTGATGGTGTCCTACACCAATCACGCGCTGGATGAGTTCCTTGGAGGCTTACCACTGGAAGGTAGGATTACAGCAACGCATTAGTATTATGTTTTTAAGAAGTGGCAATTTGTTCTGACTTCTAAAAGGTAAATTACACATTGCGAACACTAAAAAAGCTGATGGAGCCGATTAAGTCCTGTAAAGCAACTTCAgcagttttctttgaaaatcgcAGACGAAATCTCTTTAAAATGACCTCGAAGCCACGCATACGTTTGCAACACTGACGCATTTCGACGATTCATCATTGTTGCCAGCCTGATTAAGCAACGCATTTAAATAAAAGcactcaacaaaaaaaaaaaggacaacttTTTCCTGTTTACCGCCTTTATGATTTGTGTTTTAGACATTATACTTAAACTTTGACGGGGACGTTTGTGAggatgtttgaacaagagacccCCGTTAAAGCTATCACACAATCTTGTTTCACGGGCGTTGCTAAAATTCACCCTTACAGTTTTAAAAGCCAGATAACCTTTCTTGACTACAATATTCATAAGGCATCAAAGGAAGTCTGTTCCTATCTTAGAAGGTTCGGAACGTTTCATAAACTCAAAGGTAGAATCCAGATTCATTCAAAACTTGTCTGTTTAACAAACGCAACGATTTTCTTGACAGGGGTAGTTCGTGTTGGTGGACGCTGTAGCGAAAAACTGAAGAGCTGCGCTCTCAAAAGTCGGCGAGACGATGCCAGAAAGAAGAAGGAAATTCCAGCAAAAATCGCCAGAGCACGATTTAAAGCTAGGGATGAACTCAGAGCGCTACTTGACGATGGACTCCTTGAGCGGTCAACAGCAGTACTGAAGTGCTCAAGAAGAGGAGTTCTCTCCTTCCGTGTGCTAAAGCATTTTATGTTTCGCCATCATGTCAGGTGGTTTGAGAATGAAGCACACAGAGGCACTGACGATTTGTTACTGGATTGGTTGGGAGTAAAAATTGTTGTCCCAAGGGACTCCAGGGAGAAAAATGATCGTAATGGCGCTCATAAGGAAGACTTTAGAATGCAAGTATCAGTTCGTAACTTTGCAAACGACGACGACTACGAGAATGACGATAGTGAAGCCGTATCCAATCGTTTTAAAGTGGACATTTGCAGAGCAGACGAAACGAATAAGCCCGCCGGACTGTGCAGAGACCTTTTGAGGGATGATGTCATGTCCAAAGTCGAAGAAGAACAGATTCGGGGAAACCTCGGGCGCTTATCGTTGCGTCGACGCTGGAACCTTTACAGGCTTTGGCTGCAGAGAGTGGAAAAACACCACTTAGATCAACTTCAGCAAAAACAGCCTGATTACGAAAGAGCGTTAGCCCGCCAGCATGAGGTAACAAACGCCGAAGACAAACATATTCTTCGAAACGCACGAGTCATTGGCATGACAACCACGTGCGCGGCTAGGTATCGCCGCATTCTCCAGCGGATTTGCCCAAAAATCGTTTTGGTTGAGGAAGCTGCTGAAGTACTAGAGGCTCATATCATTACCGCTTTGACCAAAGGATGCCAGCACTTGATTTTGATTGGCGATCACCAGCAGCTTAGACCCACCCCCGAAGTGTGGAAATTGGCCAAAACGTACAAACTGGACGTGTCGCTGTTCGAGAGGATGGTTAATGTTGGAATTCCTTGCCAGAGGCTGTCTGTACAACATCGCATGAGGCCTGAAATTGCTGCCCTAATGAGACACATCTACGACGATCTCGAGAATCATAAATCCGTGGAAGAATACGAGAACATCAAAGGAATGAAAAAGAACATGTTCTTTATCAAGCACAGCCATTTTGAGGACCACGATAATAACGAGTCACACAGTCACACCAACCAGCACGAAGCCACCTTTTTGGTATCTCTGTGTAACTACTTACTTCAGCAAGGTTACTGTGCCGAGCAAATAACAATTTTGACATCCTACACTGGACAAATGTTTGCTATTCGAGATAGAAGGGACGAAAAGAACGAAGAACTTAAAGACGTTCGTCTGACGACCATTGACAACTTCCAaggcgaagaaaatgacatcatcCTTTTGTCACTCGTGCGTAGCAACAAGGAAGAGAAAGTAGGTTTTATCAAGATTGTGAATCGCGCGTGCGTTGCTCTTTCTCGTGCCAAGAGGGGATTTTATTGCATCGGAAATTTTGATCTTCTCTCCAAACACAGTGATATC of the Montipora capricornis isolate CH-2021 chromosome 7, ASM3666992v2, whole genome shotgun sequence genome contains:
- the LOC138056377 gene encoding NFX1-type zinc finger-containing protein 1-like, whose product is MTPTRKRRYGRTNHPNVPHWNNSQESRSTESSHAPAKRRRTDNGEGKSETRNYVPIGFKALEEICMSQSPEDGIWDLANKSKRFEALLNSESEIRLDLMRLIIRAIHLCCSSEGVTQHADQILRLVIKTNFLHLHLSSFINQIPFFSELDSAFQTQLEDVISQLAEIFLELLQRFGSETVAAIPLAQLNDTLAELKNKNPLLKVDVLSQKVVRVKELKDEIIRRKLKAARKQDESELIPPENFRDISVAPQAADLNIHCKPFLRVNVVDGCYKDLEHYLDVQFRLLREDFIVPLRDGIRQLQKNYERLGESYTRRTKFANDVHVYRNVTVLYPVCNGKGMVYRIRFDSSHRSVSHVKWGKTKRLKFGSLLCLSADDFYNLLFGTVENRDPKELCLGELEVRFEGDNLDRLNQSITMKEKFEMVESPAFFEAYRHVLDGLKEIQPGNLPFEEHIVKCVQDVGPPDYERISNGFFVMSDIAGFDLNSQSRDNDGIPFVIDESEPEDDSMNVDSVTIDNSDISSVSTVDSDSSEDLLPLGAVNIYDLPLGRDDLGFNESQMRAFQVALTKKIAVIQGPPGTGKTYVGQKIARVLLQSASLWQDKGKRRSPILMVSYTNHALDEFLGGLPLEGVVRVGGRCSEKLKSCALKSRRDDARKKKEIPAKIARARFKARDELRALLDDGLLERSTAVLKCSRRGVLSFRVLKHFMFRHHVRWFENEAHRGTDDLLLDWLGVKIVVPRDSREKNDRNGAHKEDFRMQVSVRNFANDDDYENDDSEAVSNRFKVDICRADETNKPAGLCRDLLRDDVMSKVEEEQIRGNLGRLSLRRRWNLYRLWLQRVEKHHLDQLQQKQPDYERALARQHEVTNAEDKHILRNARVIGMTTTCAARYRRILQRICPKIVLVEEAAEVLEAHIITALTKGCQHLILIGDHQQLRPTPEVWKLAKTYKLDVSLFERMVNVGIPCQRLSVQHRMRPEIAALMRHIYDDLENHKSVEEYENIKGMKKNMFFIKHSHFEDHDNNESHSHTNQHEATFLVSLCNYLLQQGYCAEQITILTSYTGQMFAIRDRRDEKNEELKDVRLTTIDNFQGEENDIILLSLVRSNKEEKVGFIKIVNRACVALSRAKRGFYCIGNFDLLSKHSDIWRKIVEDLESTGSIGNALPLVCQIHGDEVTVETAQDFGDKVPYGGCLKPCEVRLDCGHACQTLCHPYDPEHEEYICKEECSKVIRGCSHQCSKLCYQECETDCAVMVMKRHPHCGHFTRVACGKDFSTIQCKERCEKTLSRCGHRCQARCGQPCSTKCNELVKRNDWPCGHEVNMACSATPADCNIECGAKLQCGHRCSGKCGECRMGRVHKRCTSHCRRVLVCSHDCKAHCSNSCPPCSEKCENRCKHSHCNKECGEPCVSCKNKCSWKCRHHKCTKLCGELCDRPRCNKPCNKSLTCGRKQDPHRCRGLCGEPCICAVCEKNDGTDPITEIFLGGEDDEDALFIQLPDCKHIFAVTDLDRYMDMSNDDSLESHVIQLKSCPRCKSAIRTSLRYGNVIKQQLYDIEEVKKKVKGHQSEVDDAKKRLETRLKELKKTFDGENEMKEWGRLSRCVMRLSNGIKAAVTENQVNLMERYCVMSQKLKCNLLSEPTCRKDSIDCRLEGLFVQGELDCMKKRSMSERVTQQELQDIDLEFTRLHLQLELCLLNHDVLTHHLALDTSSTDVMRDVRDHLSSGKLIEAKRLDELLDKLSAIREAHPCLGPVTPEQKRQIVTAVGLSKGHWYKCPNGHCYAIGECGGAMEKSTCPECGAVIGGVSHTLQEGNRLAPEMDGAQHSAWSEQANLQNYVI